A single genomic interval of Chitinophaga sp. 180180018-3 harbors:
- a CDS encoding DUF2480 family protein: MDEIVNKIAQSGLETIDLENYFPQGEIVVFDLKDFLFMGLILKEKDFRAALQAHDWEQYRGKNVGLVCSVDAVIPLWAYMLVMTYLEPLAAYAAAGDADFIHKTLYLQELSKIDVSTFADKRIVIKGCGDKRVGEIAYAEITRLLRPVVKSIMYGEPCSTVPVYKKKS, from the coding sequence ATGGACGAAATCGTTAATAAAATAGCGCAGAGTGGATTGGAAACCATCGACTTAGAGAATTACTTTCCACAGGGAGAAATAGTTGTTTTTGACCTGAAAGACTTTCTGTTCATGGGGCTGATCCTGAAAGAAAAGGATTTTAGAGCTGCCCTTCAAGCGCACGACTGGGAGCAATACCGTGGAAAGAATGTGGGTCTCGTATGTAGTGTTGATGCAGTAATACCGTTGTGGGCATATATGCTGGTAATGACCTATCTGGAGCCATTGGCGGCTTATGCGGCTGCAGGAGATGCCGATTTTATACACAAAACCCTTTACCTGCAGGAGTTGAGCAAGATTGATGTAAGCACGTTTGCAGATAAGAGAATTGTGATAAAAGGGTGTGGCGACAAGCGTGTGGGAGAAATTGCCTATGCGGAGATCACCAGGTTACTGCGTCCGGTTGTAAAAAGTATCATGTACGGAGAACCCTGTTCTACAGTACCTGTCTATAAGAAAAAAAGCTAA
- the corA gene encoding magnesium/cobalt transporter CorA, with protein sequence MALKNKLPIPDVVQVLNPFKVRKQRIMNFNPAEGVSLRKPADNTRITVFDYNSTSCTELVLEKIEDTYKYLESPQLCWINIDGLRKDEVHAICENFLIHPLIEEDILSIGQRAKMDEINDRLFCLLPMIYFNNETSAVDLEQVSIVLGKNFVISFQEDPVRDVFDPIRTKLTLKGSRIRNGGADYLCYALLDVIVDNYFIVMDKLGERIEMMEDIVQHQPNTRTLARINFLRRQVFLFKRAISPVRELVNGYLKSDSDFLEDNVRKYYKDVHDHIIQCNDLADNYRDMVLNLQEMYHTQLNLKLNEIMKVLAVVTTLMAPPTLLAGIYGMNFHNMPELDSPNGYYYTLGGMGILLLLMVFVFRKRGWF encoded by the coding sequence ATGGCATTGAAAAACAAACTTCCTATCCCCGATGTAGTGCAGGTACTAAATCCGTTTAAGGTGAGGAAGCAGCGTATCATGAACTTTAATCCGGCGGAAGGGGTTTCTCTACGCAAACCAGCGGATAATACAAGGATCACTGTTTTTGACTATAACAGCACTTCGTGTACAGAACTGGTTCTGGAAAAGATAGAAGACACCTATAAATATCTTGAGTCACCTCAACTTTGCTGGATTAATATCGACGGGCTACGGAAAGACGAAGTACACGCCATCTGTGAAAACTTCCTGATTCACCCATTGATTGAAGAAGACATTTTGAGCATCGGACAACGGGCAAAAATGGACGAAATCAACGACCGCCTCTTTTGCCTGCTTCCCATGATCTACTTTAACAATGAAACCTCCGCGGTTGACCTGGAACAGGTAAGTATCGTGCTCGGAAAAAATTTCGTGATTTCCTTCCAGGAAGATCCGGTAAGAGATGTATTTGATCCCATCCGCACCAAACTAACGCTTAAAGGATCCAGGATCCGCAATGGTGGAGCAGATTATCTCTGTTATGCCTTGCTCGATGTAATCGTTGATAACTATTTTATCGTGATGGATAAACTGGGAGAGCGGATTGAAATGATGGAAGACATTGTGCAACACCAACCTAATACCCGCACACTGGCCAGAATCAACTTTCTGAGGCGACAAGTCTTTTTATTCAAGCGTGCCATCTCACCTGTGCGTGAGCTGGTAAATGGTTATCTGAAAAGCGACAGCGATTTTCTGGAAGATAATGTGAGAAAATATTACAAAGATGTTCATGACCACATTATTCAATGTAACGATCTGGCAGATAACTACCGCGACATGGTGCTAAACCTCCAGGAGATGTACCATACCCAGCTCAATCTGAAGTTGAATGAGATTATGAAAGTACTGGCCGTGGTAACTACGCTAATGGCACCGCCCACATTGCTGGCCGGTATCTATGGCATGAACTTTCACAATATGCCCGAACTGGATTCCCCTAACGGATATTACTACACCCTGGGAGGAATGGGTATATTGCTACTCCTGATGGTCTTTGTTTTCAGGAAAAGAGGCTGGTTTTAG
- a CDS encoding DUF3472 domain-containing protein — MNKRFLLSALLLYATAGSTFAQSPAVELPGFTAYADPAEENVNINEKEGVTNWTSNSNTVNFYFHAASTGPLKVSLVARSDAGSSISLTVNGTEKTISIPNNNEFTTIPVLQTNIKNPGFYCISLKGVEKKGSVYADVKGIDLSGAAVKDIQFNPKPWRRAASVHLNYPVPDGKNVEWFYGEIKVPAGEDKIGTYFMSCGFHRGYFGMQVNSSVERRIIFSVWDAGGEPEERSKVKYEDQVVLLAKGDSVYASGFGGEGTGGHSHWIYPWKAGETYHFLMHSVPTGTTTTYTAYFYVPEHREWKLIASFRAPKDGKYMGHLYSFLENFSFENGHLSRKGYFGNHWIKTNTGEWIELTKARFSNDATAKAKDRIDYGGGAENGWFYLWNSGFKPANAQYGDIFERPATGTPPVIDLPKF; from the coding sequence ATGAATAAACGATTTCTCCTATCGGCGCTGCTGCTATACGCTACTGCTGGCAGCACTTTTGCTCAATCTCCTGCGGTGGAACTTCCCGGTTTCACTGCTTATGCAGACCCTGCAGAGGAAAATGTAAACATCAACGAAAAAGAAGGTGTTACTAACTGGACCAGTAATAGTAACACGGTTAACTTCTATTTCCACGCAGCCAGCACCGGGCCGCTGAAAGTATCATTGGTTGCCAGATCTGATGCCGGAAGCAGTATTTCACTTACAGTGAACGGAACAGAAAAAACAATTAGCATTCCTAACAATAATGAATTTACAACGATCCCGGTTTTACAAACCAATATAAAAAACCCAGGGTTTTATTGTATCTCACTGAAAGGAGTAGAAAAGAAAGGAAGTGTTTATGCAGATGTCAAAGGCATAGACCTTTCCGGCGCCGCGGTAAAAGACATACAGTTCAACCCCAAACCCTGGCGCCGTGCGGCCTCCGTACATCTTAACTACCCTGTGCCGGATGGCAAAAATGTAGAATGGTTTTATGGTGAAATTAAAGTGCCGGCGGGAGAAGATAAAATAGGCACTTACTTCATGTCGTGCGGCTTTCACAGAGGCTATTTCGGAATGCAGGTAAATTCCTCTGTTGAAAGAAGAATCATCTTTTCTGTGTGGGATGCCGGCGGAGAACCGGAAGAACGCAGCAAAGTGAAATATGAAGATCAGGTGGTACTCCTTGCAAAAGGCGACAGCGTTTATGCCAGCGGCTTTGGCGGAGAAGGAACCGGAGGCCACAGCCATTGGATATATCCCTGGAAAGCAGGAGAAACCTATCATTTCCTGATGCACAGCGTTCCTACCGGCACTACCACCACATATACGGCGTATTTCTATGTTCCCGAACACCGGGAGTGGAAGCTGATCGCCAGTTTCAGAGCACCGAAAGATGGAAAATATATGGGACATCTTTACTCTTTTCTGGAAAACTTTTCGTTTGAAAATGGTCATCTCAGCCGTAAAGGCTACTTTGGTAACCATTGGATAAAAACCAATACCGGAGAATGGATTGAGTTAACCAAAGCCAGATTCTCCAACGACGCCACCGCCAAAGCAAAAGACCGTATCGACTATGGGGGAGGAGCAGAAAACGGGTGGTTCTATTTATGGAACAGTGGCTTCAAACCAGCTAATGCACAATATGGGGATATTTTCGAAAGACCGGCCACCGGCACGCCCCCGGTAATCGATCTTCCTAAATTCTGA
- a CDS encoding septal ring lytic transglycosylase RlpA family protein → MTPLQASIRGCFAPLLFLLMATTSSCSRKIMETGKASYYADSFDGRKTASGEVFRQRRLTAAHRSLPFGTKVTVTNVSNGRSVKVRINDRGPFVTGRIIDLSHRAAAKLGMLNTGVANVEVKYKKSKKRK, encoded by the coding sequence ATGACACCTCTTCAAGCGTCCATCCGTGGTTGTTTTGCACCGTTGCTGTTCTTACTGATGGCAACTACCTCTTCCTGCAGCCGCAAAATCATGGAAACAGGTAAAGCCTCCTATTATGCCGACTCCTTTGATGGTAGAAAAACTGCCAGCGGCGAGGTTTTCCGTCAACGCCGGCTCACTGCAGCCCACAGATCATTGCCCTTCGGCACCAAAGTCACCGTCACCAATGTTTCAAACGGAAGAAGTGTGAAAGTTCGTATCAACGATAGGGGACCATTTGTTACCGGGCGCATTATAGATCTTTCACACCGGGCTGCTGCCAAACTAGGTATGCTCAATACCGGCGTGGCTAATGTTGAAGTGAAATACAAGAAAAGTAAAAAACGGAAATAA
- a CDS encoding DUF2867 domain-containing protein, whose translation MYLLPDDSILHPKPGSIHYTDSYSTAILSTHPVTIEQTGSAFLSSAPRWVEQMLLFRDNLVRLFGLKVSQPTSRKQMQIAPGEKAGPFIILDKNKKELILGQDDKHLNFWVSLYLQSSENTPQLLLCTTLVHYNNIWGRLYFFFVKPFHRLIVPSLIKNVVHQLNTNVR comes from the coding sequence ATGTACTTACTCCCTGATGATTCAATCCTCCACCCGAAGCCTGGTAGCATTCATTATACCGACTCTTATTCAACTGCAATCCTCTCCACTCATCCGGTAACAATCGAACAAACTGGCTCTGCTTTTTTATCTTCAGCTCCTCGCTGGGTGGAGCAGATGCTGCTTTTCAGGGACAACCTCGTTCGCTTATTTGGCCTTAAAGTATCCCAACCCACATCCCGGAAACAAATGCAGATCGCCCCGGGAGAAAAGGCCGGCCCCTTTATTATCCTTGATAAAAACAAGAAAGAACTGATCCTTGGGCAGGATGATAAACATCTTAACTTCTGGGTTTCCCTTTATCTGCAATCCTCCGAAAATACCCCACAACTGTTGTTATGCACTACCCTTGTTCACTACAACAATATATGGGGGAGGCTCTACTTCTTCTTTGTTAAGCCTTTTCATCGCCTGATTGTTCCTTCTTTAATCAAAAACGTTGTTCATCAATTGAATACCAATGTCCGATGA
- a CDS encoding thiamine pyrophosphate-dependent enzyme: MAKLVADQIVEMLVAAGIKRIYAVTGDSLNHLNDAVRREGSIQWIHVRHEEVGAFAAGAEAQLNGLACCAGSSGPGHVHLINGLYDAHRSGASVLAIASTCATSEFGSNYFQETNTIKLFDDCSHYNQIAATAEQAPRMLQAALQHALNKHGVAVFGLPGDVAAQEAKEIPTATKTYAPRPIIRPSEKELDQLAELLNGAGKRAIYCGVGASEGHDQVVALAEKLKAPVAYSFRAKMGIQHHNPNEVGMTGLLGLASAYKSMHEADVLLLLGTDFPYTPFIPEKAKIVQIDIRPELLGRRATLEMGLCGDIRDTLDALLPKLKTHTDREFLDAMVEFYKEVQQKMQTYVNDKGKTDAISPEFVATTLNQVASNNAIFTVDTGMTNVWTARYLVATGKRSLLGSFNHGSMANAMPQAIGAALAQPGREVYALCGDGGLTMLLGDLMTIRQYNLPVKVIVFNNRALGMVKLEMEVAGIPDWQTDMVNPDFAAVAVAMGFTTFTVHQPDDVTDILQKVAQTKGPVLVNIFTNPESLAMPPKIEFSQMKGFALWMSKLILSGRYEDVFDAVKSNYKHLKDAL, from the coding sequence ATGGCAAAATTAGTAGCAGATCAGATCGTGGAAATGCTGGTTGCGGCTGGTATTAAGCGAATTTATGCCGTTACCGGCGATAGTTTAAACCATTTGAATGATGCTGTTCGCCGGGAAGGCAGCATACAATGGATTCATGTAAGACATGAAGAGGTAGGGGCATTTGCGGCCGGGGCAGAGGCACAGTTGAATGGACTGGCCTGTTGTGCGGGGAGCAGCGGTCCGGGCCACGTACATCTTATCAATGGCCTGTATGATGCACATCGTTCGGGAGCATCTGTGCTGGCTATAGCATCTACCTGTGCTACCAGTGAATTTGGCAGCAATTATTTCCAGGAAACAAATACCATCAAGTTGTTCGATGATTGTAGTCATTATAATCAGATTGCAGCAACCGCTGAGCAGGCGCCCCGTATGTTACAGGCAGCCCTTCAGCATGCGTTGAATAAACATGGTGTGGCGGTTTTCGGGTTACCCGGAGATGTGGCAGCCCAGGAAGCGAAAGAAATACCAACTGCCACGAAAACCTATGCTCCCCGGCCAATTATCCGTCCGTCTGAAAAAGAGCTGGATCAGCTGGCAGAGCTGCTAAACGGCGCCGGAAAGAGGGCTATTTATTGTGGTGTTGGTGCATCGGAAGGGCATGATCAGGTAGTGGCGCTTGCCGAAAAATTGAAAGCACCGGTTGCTTATTCGTTTCGCGCGAAGATGGGTATACAGCATCATAATCCGAATGAAGTGGGAATGACTGGCCTACTGGGCCTGGCATCCGCCTATAAAAGCATGCACGAGGCTGATGTATTGCTCCTACTCGGAACAGATTTCCCCTATACCCCTTTCATACCGGAAAAAGCGAAGATTGTTCAGATAGATATAAGGCCCGAACTGCTGGGCCGCCGGGCCACCCTTGAAATGGGCCTGTGCGGGGATATCAGGGACACACTGGATGCCCTGTTGCCGAAATTAAAAACGCATACAGACAGGGAGTTTCTCGATGCGATGGTGGAGTTTTACAAAGAAGTGCAGCAGAAAATGCAGACATATGTGAATGACAAAGGTAAAACGGATGCCATCAGCCCGGAATTTGTGGCAACCACCCTTAACCAGGTTGCTTCCAACAATGCAATTTTTACCGTAGATACCGGGATGACGAATGTGTGGACCGCCCGTTATCTGGTGGCGACAGGAAAGCGTTCTCTCCTGGGTTCTTTTAATCATGGATCTATGGCCAATGCCATGCCTCAGGCAATAGGCGCCGCACTGGCTCAACCGGGCAGGGAGGTATACGCCTTGTGCGGAGATGGAGGATTAACTATGTTGCTCGGAGATCTGATGACCATACGACAATATAATCTGCCGGTAAAAGTGATCGTGTTTAATAACAGGGCATTGGGAATGGTGAAACTGGAAATGGAAGTTGCGGGTATACCGGACTGGCAAACAGATATGGTTAATCCAGATTTCGCAGCGGTAGCAGTTGCGATGGGGTTCACGACCTTTACGGTACATCAGCCGGACGATGTAACAGATATTTTACAAAAGGTTGCGCAAACGAAAGGTCCGGTATTGGTAAACATCTTCACTAATCCTGAATCACTGGCAATGCCTCCCAAAATAGAGTTTTCACAAATGAAAGGTTTCGCCCTCTGGATGAGCAAATTAATTCTCAGCGGGCGTTATGAGGATGTGTTTGATGCCGTTAAATCGAATTATAAACATCTGAAAGACGCATTGTAG
- a CDS encoding BamA/TamA family outer membrane protein yields MRRANNYIIINTIILCLVYLAISSCSTTRTVPEGDRLYTGSEVKWINDTVTRKKPKDYSSLVEGLNKKIRPNRNRKFLGMPIKLWLYNMGKEPRGKGLNYLLRKKWGEPPVLLSQAKPDYTSKILQGSLIDHGYFQSEVTAAVKKTGRKKAAVIYTATPNHRYTIKSVTYITDSSAIGKSVLATRDESSLIEGEPYSLDSITAERERIHAVLKEQGYYYFTPDYLLVQADSNKMGKVNLYVKIKDNTPLLALRPYRMHDISLFPDYSLDNDSASTLGTPVMYKGIYIIDSVKRFKRSAFDRSVFLRPDSLYRLSSHNITLQRLINLGVFKFVKGQFSPVRDTSVHNIVGTSPSQLPTSKTPGRNGRDSLQTVNYRAMVNNSLSLDSGWLDAKFYLTPYKRRSLQTELRGTSKSNGFIGSEVKITAKNRNWLHSASLLEIGLSGGMEWQTGNNSAGGSNSYSLGAEVAVTFPRFLTPFRGLNIRTPYVPKTRISASYELYSRADMYNLNAYTLQLQYLWQKTQYLSHIFAPVAVTYVLPTRTTSKYDSILLNDPSQRAAIEKQFILGGNYTITYNNQHPNRIHSFYLSGNIDISGNLAGLFVPKNDTGQRTILGNSFAQYEKLTLEGRHYWKIGNGKQWVNRLLLGYGLPYGNSATLPFVKQFFTGGSSSIRAFRARTLGPGSYHNKAVDTSALLANEAGDIKLEFNSELRIHVASVFNVAAFVDAGNIWLQKDVPDKPGSKFKFNTFYKDIAVGAGLGLRIDASIVVVRLDLATPLRIPYLPDNEKWVINKINFGDPDWRKKNLILNIAIGYPF; encoded by the coding sequence ATGCGAAGAGCAAATAACTATATCATCATAAACACTATCATACTCTGCCTGGTATACCTGGCGATCAGCTCCTGCAGTACTACCCGTACTGTTCCGGAGGGCGACCGGTTATATACAGGTAGTGAGGTGAAATGGATCAACGATACTGTTACCAGAAAGAAACCCAAAGACTACAGCTCGCTCGTTGAAGGACTTAACAAAAAGATCCGGCCTAACCGGAACAGGAAATTCCTGGGCATGCCCATTAAGCTATGGCTGTATAATATGGGCAAAGAGCCCAGAGGAAAAGGCCTTAACTACCTCCTGAGAAAAAAATGGGGAGAGCCTCCGGTGTTACTGAGCCAGGCAAAACCCGACTATACTTCTAAAATCCTCCAGGGCTCACTGATAGACCATGGATACTTTCAATCGGAAGTAACTGCTGCTGTAAAAAAAACCGGCCGTAAAAAAGCCGCTGTTATTTACACCGCCACCCCCAATCATCGCTATACGATCAAAAGCGTTACCTATATTACCGATAGCAGCGCCATTGGTAAATCCGTTCTGGCCACCAGAGATGAAAGCTCCCTGATAGAAGGAGAGCCCTATTCCCTTGATTCCATAACGGCCGAACGGGAACGTATACACGCAGTTCTGAAAGAACAGGGATATTACTACTTCACACCAGATTACCTGCTTGTACAGGCCGATAGTAATAAGATGGGTAAGGTGAATTTGTATGTGAAGATAAAAGACAATACGCCTTTGCTCGCACTACGGCCTTACAGAATGCACGACATCTCGCTTTTCCCAGACTATTCATTGGATAACGACTCTGCATCAACACTCGGTACACCGGTAATGTACAAGGGTATTTACATCATTGATTCTGTAAAACGATTTAAGCGCAGTGCTTTCGACCGGTCCGTTTTTCTCCGGCCGGACAGCCTTTACCGCCTGAGCTCCCACAACATCACCTTACAAAGGCTGATCAATCTTGGGGTATTTAAATTTGTCAAAGGTCAGTTTTCGCCGGTGAGGGATACTTCCGTTCACAATATCGTGGGAACCAGCCCCAGCCAGCTGCCCACCAGCAAAACGCCGGGCAGGAATGGGCGCGACAGCCTGCAAACCGTCAATTACCGCGCAATGGTAAATAACAGCCTCTCTCTCGATAGTGGATGGCTGGACGCCAAATTTTATCTTACTCCCTATAAACGTCGTTCATTACAAACAGAGTTACGAGGCACCTCCAAATCCAACGGGTTTATTGGTTCTGAAGTGAAAATAACGGCCAAGAACCGCAACTGGCTCCATTCAGCATCATTGCTGGAGATAGGCCTGAGTGGAGGAATGGAATGGCAAACAGGTAATAACAGCGCCGGAGGAAGTAATTCATATTCCCTCGGAGCTGAAGTGGCCGTTACCTTTCCCCGGTTCCTGACGCCGTTCCGTGGACTTAATATCCGAACACCTTATGTGCCCAAGACCCGTATCAGCGCCAGTTATGAACTATACAGCCGGGCCGACATGTATAACCTGAACGCATATACGCTGCAGCTGCAGTATCTGTGGCAAAAAACACAATACCTCAGCCACATCTTTGCTCCGGTAGCAGTTACTTATGTATTGCCGACCAGAACAACTTCCAAATACGACAGCATACTGCTGAACGATCCAAGCCAAAGAGCTGCTATAGAAAAACAATTCATCCTGGGTGGTAACTACACCATCACCTACAACAATCAGCACCCCAATCGTATACATAGCTTCTATCTCAGTGGTAACATCGATATATCCGGTAATCTGGCCGGATTGTTCGTTCCTAAAAATGATACCGGACAACGTACCATACTCGGCAATTCCTTCGCTCAATACGAAAAGCTTACGCTCGAAGGCCGCCACTATTGGAAAATAGGCAATGGCAAACAATGGGTTAACCGCCTGTTGCTGGGATATGGTTTGCCTTATGGCAACTCTGCCACGCTGCCATTCGTAAAACAGTTCTTCACCGGTGGAAGCAGCAGTATCAGGGCCTTCAGGGCTCGTACGCTGGGCCCCGGTTCTTACCATAATAAAGCAGTGGATACTTCCGCCCTGCTGGCTAACGAAGCCGGTGACATTAAACTGGAATTCAATTCAGAACTGCGCATACACGTTGCAAGCGTATTTAACGTTGCAGCTTTCGTTGATGCAGGTAATATCTGGCTTCAAAAAGATGTTCCCGACAAACCCGGCAGCAAATTCAAGTTCAACACTTTTTATAAAGATATCGCCGTAGGCGCGGGTCTCGGTCTTCGAATAGATGCCTCAATAGTGGTAGTACGACTGGATCTGGCCACACCATTGCGCATACCCTATCTTCCTGACAACGAAAAATGGGTCATCAACAAAATCAATTTCGGCGATCCTGATTGGCGAAAGAAGAACCTGATCCTGAATATTGCGATCGGATACCCGTTCTAG